The following proteins are encoded in a genomic region of Catellatospora sp. TT07R-123:
- a CDS encoding cytochrome ubiquinol oxidase subunit I: protein MDATDLARWQFGITTVYHFLFVPITIGMAFLVAGFQTAWVRTGNEKWLKLTKFYGKLFLINFAMGLVTGIVQEFQFGMNWSEYSRFVGDIFGAPLAMEALLAFFLESTFLGLWIFGWEKLPKKIHLACIWIVAWGTVLSAAFILAANSWMQNPVGFRINAERGRAELTDFGAVLTNKVALITIPHTIAGAFLTAGGLVAAVAVWHLLRRPGHDTAAYRSAAKVGAWTTLVAMAALAVTGDVQGKIMTEVQPMKMAAAEALYTTEQPAPFSLFTIGTLDGSRPVYALELPDLLSFLATGTFDGKVQGINDLQAAYELKYGPGDYTPNIPVTYWTFRLMIGFGALAALIALWILWATRKGRAPDATTRGGKLLLAGTVALPLLPLLANSTGWIFTEMGRQPWIVFGQMKTAVAASPSVSAGDVITSMTVFTLLYGALAVVEVGLLLKYAKAGVPDVSPPPPAESDEDRPLAFAY from the coding sequence ATGGACGCGACAGACCTGGCGCGGTGGCAGTTCGGGATCACCACCGTTTACCACTTTCTCTTCGTCCCGATCACCATCGGCATGGCGTTCCTGGTGGCGGGTTTCCAGACCGCCTGGGTGCGTACGGGCAACGAGAAGTGGCTCAAGCTGACCAAGTTCTACGGCAAGCTGTTCCTGATCAATTTCGCGATGGGCCTGGTCACGGGCATCGTGCAGGAGTTCCAGTTCGGCATGAACTGGAGCGAGTACTCCCGCTTCGTCGGCGACATCTTCGGTGCGCCGCTGGCGATGGAGGCGCTGCTGGCGTTCTTCCTGGAGTCGACCTTCCTGGGGCTGTGGATCTTCGGGTGGGAGAAGCTGCCCAAGAAGATCCATCTGGCCTGCATCTGGATCGTGGCCTGGGGCACCGTGCTGAGCGCGGCGTTCATCCTGGCCGCGAACTCGTGGATGCAGAACCCGGTCGGCTTCAGAATCAACGCCGAGCGGGGTCGGGCCGAGCTGACGGACTTCGGCGCCGTGCTGACCAACAAGGTCGCGCTGATCACCATCCCGCACACCATCGCCGGGGCCTTCCTCACCGCGGGCGGCCTGGTCGCCGCGGTCGCGGTGTGGCACCTGCTCCGGCGGCCCGGCCACGACACCGCCGCCTACCGCAGCGCCGCCAAGGTCGGCGCCTGGACCACGCTGGTCGCGATGGCCGCGCTGGCCGTCACCGGCGACGTCCAGGGCAAGATCATGACCGAGGTGCAGCCGATGAAGATGGCCGCCGCCGAGGCGCTCTACACCACCGAGCAGCCCGCGCCGTTCTCGCTGTTCACCATCGGCACCCTGGACGGCAGCCGCCCCGTGTACGCGCTCGAACTGCCCGACCTGCTCTCGTTCCTGGCCACCGGCACCTTCGACGGCAAGGTCCAGGGCATCAACGACCTCCAGGCCGCGTACGAGCTGAAGTACGGCCCCGGCGACTACACGCCCAACATCCCGGTCACCTACTGGACCTTCCGCCTCATGATCGGCTTCGGCGCCCTGGCCGCCCTGATCGCGCTCTGGATCCTGTGGGCCACCCGCAAGGGCCGAGCACCCGACGCGACCACACGCGGCGGAAAGCTGCTGCTCGCCGGAACCGTCGCGCTGCCGCTGCTCCCCCTCCTCGCCAACTCCACCGGGTGGATCTTCACCGAGATGGGCCGCCAGCCCTGGATCGTGTTCGGCCAGATGAAGACCGCCGTCGCCGCCTCCCCGTCGGTCAGCGCCGGTGACGTGATCACCTCGATGACCGTCTTCACGCTGCTGTACGGGGCGCTGGCCGTGGTCGAGGTAGGCCTGCTGCTCAAGTACGCCAAGGCAGGCGTGCCCGACGTGTCCCCGCCCCCGCCGGCCGAGTCCGACGAGGACCGCCCGCTCGCCTTCGCGTACTAG
- the cydB gene encoding cytochrome d ubiquinol oxidase subunit II, which translates to MHLNTLWFLLIAVLFTGYFVLEGFDFGVGMLLPVLGRDDRERRVLINTIGPVWDGNEVWVLTAGGAMFAAFPEWYATLFSGFYLPLLLILLALILRGVAFEYRGKRDDAVWKRRLDWCIVFGSVVPAFLWGVAFANIVRGVPLDADHQYTGNLFTLLNPYALLGGLTTLLLFVTHGAIFIALKTVGDIRQRANALAQRVGIATAVVAVVFLVWTLARHATPLSVTFAVLAALCLVGGLIANRLPSRTDPEGRREGWAFTGTAAAIAFAVAALFASLYPYVLPSTVDTATNSLTVGNASSTPYTLKIMTWVALVFTPIVLLYQGWTYWVFRKRIGTHHIPAPTPTHPTP; encoded by the coding sequence ATGCATCTGAACACCCTGTGGTTCCTGCTCATCGCGGTCCTGTTCACCGGGTACTTCGTCCTGGAGGGCTTCGACTTCGGCGTCGGCATGCTGCTGCCCGTGCTCGGCCGCGACGACCGCGAGCGCCGCGTGCTCATCAACACCATCGGACCGGTCTGGGACGGCAACGAGGTCTGGGTCCTCACCGCCGGCGGCGCCATGTTCGCCGCGTTCCCCGAGTGGTACGCCACCCTGTTCTCCGGCTTCTACCTGCCGCTGCTGCTGATCCTGCTGGCGCTGATCCTGCGCGGGGTGGCGTTCGAATACCGCGGCAAGCGCGACGACGCGGTATGGAAGCGCCGCCTCGACTGGTGCATCGTGTTCGGCTCGGTGGTGCCCGCGTTCCTGTGGGGCGTCGCATTCGCCAACATCGTGCGCGGCGTGCCGCTGGACGCCGACCACCAGTACACCGGCAACCTGTTCACGCTGCTCAACCCGTACGCGCTGCTGGGCGGGCTGACCACGCTGCTGCTGTTCGTCACCCACGGGGCGATCTTCATCGCGCTCAAGACCGTCGGGGACATCCGGCAGCGCGCCAACGCCCTGGCCCAGCGGGTCGGCATCGCCACCGCCGTCGTGGCCGTGGTGTTCCTGGTCTGGACGCTGGCCCGGCACGCCACGCCGCTGTCGGTCACCTTCGCCGTACTGGCCGCGCTGTGCCTGGTCGGCGGGCTGATCGCCAACCGGCTGCCGTCGCGTACCGATCCCGAGGGGCGGCGCGAGGGGTGGGCGTTCACCGGCACCGCGGCGGCGATCGCGTTCGCGGTGGCGGCGCTGTTCGCCAGCCTCTACCCGTACGTGCTGCCGTCGACCGTCGACACCGCGACCAACAGCCTGACCGTGGGCAACGCGTCGTCGACGCCGTACACGCTGAAGATCATGACCTGGGTGGCGCTGGTCTTCACCCCGATCGTGCTCCTCTACCAGGGCTGGACCTACTGGGTCTTCCGCAAGCGCATCGGCACCCACCACATCCCGGCCCCCACCCCCACCCACCCAACCCCGTAA
- a CDS encoding PHB depolymerase family esterase: protein MKLRRAMHALWLAVVPVVAAAILSIATPAQAATLTEITNFGTNPGNLRMYLYVPNNVAARPGLLVANHYCTGNGPAFYSGSQFAQLADQYGFIVIYPSVTASDACFDVASTATLTHNGGGDSLSIVSMVKYVQQNYGSDPNRTYATGVSSGAMMTNVLLGAYPDVFKAGSAFAGVPFGCFAGPTKWNSTCSQGQLIKTAQQWGDLVRNAYPGYTGARPRMQLWHGVNDETLNYNNFGEEIKQWTNVNGLSQTPTSTDTPASGQTRTRYANSSGQVLVEAYSLANTSHNLPVNAAAAVAFFGLNTTSSPSPSASPSRSASPSPSASPSASPSPSPSGNPNPGGCTAVFSATSVWQTGYVGNVRVTAGSGGIRGWRVTLTLPSGASVVNSWNGVFAGTSGTVQVTNMAYNGQLGAGAFTDFGYQANSTSPTATVSCTAL from the coding sequence ATGAAACTTCGCAGAGCCATGCACGCGCTGTGGCTGGCGGTCGTCCCCGTGGTCGCCGCGGCCATCCTCAGCATCGCGACCCCGGCCCAGGCGGCCACCCTCACCGAGATCACCAACTTCGGCACCAACCCCGGCAACCTGCGGATGTACCTGTACGTCCCGAACAACGTCGCCGCCCGCCCCGGCCTGCTGGTGGCCAACCACTACTGCACCGGCAACGGCCCCGCGTTCTACAGCGGCAGCCAGTTCGCCCAGCTCGCCGACCAGTACGGCTTCATCGTGATCTACCCGTCGGTGACCGCCAGCGACGCCTGCTTCGACGTCGCCTCCACGGCCACGCTCACCCACAACGGCGGCGGCGACTCGCTGAGCATCGTGTCGATGGTCAAGTACGTCCAGCAGAACTACGGCTCGGACCCGAACCGCACCTACGCCACCGGCGTCTCCTCGGGCGCGATGATGACGAACGTGCTGCTGGGCGCGTACCCGGACGTGTTCAAGGCCGGCTCGGCGTTCGCGGGCGTGCCGTTCGGCTGCTTCGCCGGACCGACCAAGTGGAACAGCACCTGCTCCCAGGGTCAGCTGATCAAGACCGCGCAGCAGTGGGGCGACCTGGTCCGCAACGCCTACCCGGGGTACACCGGGGCGCGGCCGCGCATGCAGCTGTGGCACGGCGTCAACGACGAGACGCTGAACTACAACAACTTCGGCGAGGAGATCAAGCAGTGGACCAACGTCAACGGCCTGAGCCAGACGCCCACGTCCACTGACACTCCGGCGTCGGGCCAGACCCGCACCCGGTACGCCAACAGCTCCGGCCAGGTGCTGGTCGAGGCGTACAGCCTGGCGAACACGTCCCACAACCTGCCGGTCAACGCGGCCGCGGCGGTCGCCTTCTTCGGGCTGAACACCACGTCCAGCCCGTCGCCGTCGGCATCGCCGTCGCGGTCGGCCTCGCCGAGCCCGTCGGCGTCGCCCTCCGCCTCGCCGAGCCCGTCGCCGAGCGGGAACCCGAACCCGGGCGGCTGCACCGCCGTGTTCAGCGCCACCAGCGTGTGGCAGACCGGCTACGTCGGCAACGTGCGGGTGACCGCGGGCAGCGGCGGGATCAGGGGCTGGCGGGTGACGCTGACCCTGCCCTCGGGCGCCTCGGTGGTCAACTCCTGGAACGGCGTGTTCGCGGGCACGTCCGGCACGGTCCAGGTGACGAACATGGCATACAACGGGCAGCTCGGGGCCGGTGCCTTCACCGACTTCGGCTACCAGGCCAACAGCACCTCGCCCACGGCCACGGTCAGCTGCACCGCGCTCTGA
- a CDS encoding SDR family oxidoreductase gives MAITLVTGGGRGIGAATCLRLAAAGHDVAVGYQHDEQAAARVAAAVAATGRRALAVRADIADGTQVREMFDRVEAELGTPTGLVNNAGVASTIGPFTELSEADLRRVVDVNVIGYILCAQQAARRMRPGGAIVNVSSVAATLGSPGEYVHYAAAKAAVETLTVGLSKELGPAGIRVNTVSPGVIDTEFHAGSGEARRADRVGPAAPLGRAGRPDEVAAAIAWLLTDEASYVTGATLKVSGGR, from the coding sequence ATGGCGATCACTCTTGTCACCGGAGGCGGACGCGGCATCGGCGCCGCGACCTGCCTGCGCCTCGCCGCCGCCGGTCACGACGTGGCGGTGGGCTACCAGCACGACGAGCAGGCCGCCGCCCGGGTGGCCGCCGCCGTCGCGGCGACCGGGCGGCGCGCGCTCGCGGTGCGCGCCGACATCGCCGATGGTACGCAGGTGCGGGAGATGTTCGACCGGGTGGAGGCCGAACTCGGCACACCCACCGGTCTGGTGAACAACGCCGGCGTCGCCAGCACCATCGGCCCGTTCACCGAACTGTCCGAAGCGGACCTGCGGCGAGTGGTCGACGTCAACGTGATCGGCTACATCCTGTGCGCGCAGCAGGCGGCCCGCCGGATGCGCCCCGGCGGCGCGATCGTCAACGTCTCCAGCGTCGCCGCGACCCTCGGCAGCCCCGGCGAGTACGTCCACTACGCCGCCGCCAAGGCCGCCGTCGAGACCCTGACCGTCGGCCTGTCCAAGGAACTGGGCCCGGCCGGGATCAGGGTGAACACGGTATCGCCGGGCGTGATCGACACGGAGTTCCACGCGGGCAGTGGCGAAGCTCGCCGCGCCGACCGGGTCGGCCCCGCCGCCCCACTGGGCCGCGCCGGCCGGCCCGACGAGGTCGCGGCGGCGATCGCCTGGCTCCTGACCGACGAGGCGTCCTACGTCACCGGCGCCACCCTCAAGGTCTCCGGCGGCCGCTGA
- a CDS encoding HAMP domain-containing sensor histidine kinase — translation MTGRGSLRVRLTLVFGLMFLLAGSAVLAGALILVRNSMDYSLSIAFSGKYAGSPYEDQASLLASKQAIMDSMQRNLMVKGGLTVLAVWVLTTAAGWFIAGSLLKPLNMITATAHRIAGRTLHRRIDLDAPPSEVKSLADSFDSMLDRLDEAFAGQGRFIANAAHELKTPLALNRTLVEVAMARPESPPQVQQLGENLLAVNLRHERLIDSLLTLARAEDAVTERRGVDLAELAAVAVEATAARAAELRLQVSSQLSAAPVVGDPILLEQLIRNLVDNAVRYNVADGAVWVHTQAKPHHAEIVVANTGAVISSYEIPALFEPFRRLTDRTGSARGSGLGLSIVRAVAQAHRGDAVATPRPGGGLSIRVILPR, via the coding sequence GTGACCGGCCGCGGCAGCCTGCGGGTCCGGCTGACCCTCGTCTTCGGGCTGATGTTCCTGCTCGCGGGCAGCGCCGTGCTGGCCGGCGCGCTGATCCTGGTCCGCAACAGCATGGACTACAGCCTCAGCATCGCCTTCTCCGGCAAGTACGCGGGCTCTCCGTACGAGGACCAGGCCTCGCTGCTCGCCTCCAAGCAGGCGATCATGGACTCGATGCAGCGCAACCTGATGGTCAAGGGCGGGCTGACGGTGCTGGCGGTGTGGGTGCTCACCACCGCCGCGGGCTGGTTCATCGCCGGGTCGCTGCTCAAACCGCTCAACATGATCACCGCGACCGCGCACCGGATCGCCGGGCGCACCCTGCACCGGCGCATCGACCTCGACGCCCCGCCCAGCGAGGTCAAGAGCCTGGCCGACTCGTTCGACAGCATGCTGGACCGCCTGGACGAGGCATTCGCCGGGCAGGGCCGGTTCATCGCCAACGCCGCGCACGAGCTCAAGACCCCGCTCGCGCTCAACCGCACCCTGGTCGAGGTCGCCATGGCGCGGCCGGAGAGCCCGCCGCAGGTGCAGCAGCTCGGCGAGAACCTGCTCGCGGTCAACCTGCGCCACGAGCGCCTGATCGACTCGCTGCTGACCCTGGCCCGCGCCGAGGACGCCGTCACCGAGCGGCGCGGCGTCGACCTGGCGGAGCTGGCCGCCGTCGCGGTCGAGGCCACCGCCGCCCGCGCGGCCGAGCTGCGGCTCCAGGTCAGCTCGCAGCTGTCGGCCGCACCCGTGGTCGGCGACCCGATCCTCCTTGAGCAGCTGATCCGCAACCTGGTCGACAACGCGGTGCGCTACAACGTGGCCGACGGGGCGGTGTGGGTGCACACCCAGGCCAAGCCGCACCACGCCGAGATCGTGGTGGCCAACACGGGCGCGGTGATCTCGTCGTACGAGATCCCGGCCCTGTTCGAGCCGTTCCGCCGCCTCACCGACCGCACCGGCTCGGCCCGCGGCAGCGGCCTCGGCCTGTCCATCGTCCGCGCGGTCGCCCAGGCCCACCGCGGCGACGCCGTCGCCACCCCCCGCCCCGGCGGCGGCCTCTCCATCCGCGTGATCCTCCCTCGCTGA
- a CDS encoding response regulator transcription factor, with amino-acid sequence MRVLVVEDEELMAEAVAEGLRQEAFAVDVAHDGAAALEKLAVNDYDVMVLDRDLPRVHGDEVCRQVVASGSGVRVLMLTVSVTVADRVAGLSLGADDYLPKPFAFAELIARVRALGRRARPAVPPVLERAGLRLDPHHRETYRDGRYVNLSRKEFAVLEELLRAEGAIVSAETLLEKVWDENMDPFTTIVRVTISGLRRKLGDPQLIETVTAVGYRIK; translated from the coding sequence GTGCGGGTGCTGGTGGTGGAGGACGAGGAGCTGATGGCCGAGGCCGTGGCCGAGGGGCTGCGGCAGGAGGCGTTCGCCGTCGACGTCGCCCACGACGGGGCGGCGGCGCTGGAGAAGCTGGCCGTCAACGACTACGACGTGATGGTGCTGGACCGGGACCTCCCCCGGGTGCACGGCGACGAGGTCTGCCGCCAGGTCGTGGCCTCCGGCTCGGGGGTACGGGTGCTGATGCTCACCGTCTCGGTGACCGTCGCCGACCGGGTCGCCGGGCTGTCCCTGGGCGCCGACGACTACCTGCCCAAGCCGTTCGCCTTCGCCGAGCTGATCGCGCGCGTGCGGGCACTGGGCCGCCGGGCCCGCCCGGCCGTGCCGCCGGTGCTGGAGCGCGCCGGGCTGCGCCTGGACCCGCACCACCGCGAGACCTACCGCGACGGCCGCTACGTCAACCTGTCCCGCAAGGAGTTCGCGGTGCTGGAGGAGCTGCTGCGCGCCGAGGGCGCGATCGTCTCCGCCGAGACCCTGCTGGAGAAGGTCTGGGACGAGAACATGGACCCGTTCACCACCATCGTCCGGGTCACCATCAGCGGGCTGCGCCGCAAGCTGGGCGACCCGCAGCTGATCGAGACGGTCACCGCCGTCGGATACCGGATCAAGTGA
- the alr gene encoding alanine racemase, producing MTHDLAQAEVDLAAVAHNVGVIAAHTSAAVMAVVKADAFGHGMLPVARAALAAGATWLGVATAAEALALRAAGVRAPVLTWLHSPRTDFAELIAQDVDVSVPSLPHLDAVAAAAHHLGRPAQVHLKIDTGMARNGAAPAEWPQLVTRAAALERAGLIRVHGVWSHLYEADRPGSPGTTAQQDAFASALIRAMSAGLRPPLRHLANSAAVFSSPSTHYDLVRTGLALYGVEPVPGREHDLRPALTLRTEVATVRRVAAGTGVSYHHAHKTARATTLVLLPLGFGDGLPRVTAGRAEVLISGRRCRIVGRICMDQCVVDAGDLPVAPGDPVTVFGPGELGEPTVIEWAGWAGTNPHEILTGLGARIARRHRGHEHGEHSHERSAQLTGRP from the coding sequence GTGACACACGATCTGGCTCAGGCGGAGGTGGACCTCGCCGCGGTGGCGCACAACGTCGGCGTGATCGCGGCGCACACCTCGGCCGCGGTGATGGCCGTGGTGAAGGCCGACGCGTTCGGCCACGGGATGCTGCCGGTGGCTCGGGCGGCGCTGGCCGCAGGGGCGACCTGGCTGGGCGTGGCGACCGCGGCCGAGGCGCTGGCGCTGCGCGCGGCGGGGGTACGGGCACCCGTGCTGACCTGGCTGCACTCGCCACGTACGGACTTCGCCGAGCTGATCGCGCAGGACGTGGACGTGTCCGTGCCGTCACTGCCGCACCTCGACGCGGTCGCGGCCGCCGCGCACCACCTCGGGCGGCCGGCCCAGGTGCACCTGAAGATCGACACGGGGATGGCCCGCAACGGCGCCGCGCCCGCGGAGTGGCCGCAGCTGGTCACCCGCGCGGCGGCGCTGGAACGGGCCGGTCTGATCCGGGTGCACGGCGTCTGGTCCCACCTGTACGAGGCCGACCGCCCCGGCAGCCCCGGCACCACCGCCCAGCAGGACGCGTTCGCGTCGGCGCTGATCCGGGCGATGTCCGCCGGGCTGCGGCCGCCACTGCGCCACCTGGCCAACTCCGCGGCCGTGTTCAGCTCCCCCAGCACCCACTACGACCTGGTCCGCACCGGCCTGGCCCTGTACGGCGTCGAGCCGGTGCCCGGCCGCGAGCACGATCTGCGCCCCGCGCTGACCCTGCGCACCGAGGTCGCGACGGTGCGCCGGGTGGCGGCCGGGACCGGGGTGTCGTACCACCACGCGCACAAGACCGCGCGGGCGACCACGCTGGTGCTGCTGCCGCTGGGGTTCGGCGACGGGCTGCCCCGGGTGACCGCGGGCCGGGCCGAGGTGCTGATAAGCGGGCGCCGCTGCCGCATCGTCGGGCGCATCTGCATGGACCAGTGCGTCGTCGACGCCGGGGACCTGCCCGTGGCGCCGGGCGACCCGGTGACCGTGTTCGGCCCCGGTGAGCTGGGCGAACCCACCGTCATCGAGTGGGCCGGATGGGCGGGCACCAACCCGCACGAGATCCTCACCGGCCTGGGCGCCCGCATCGCCCGCCGGCACCGCGGCCACGAGCACGGCGAGCACAGCCACGAGCGTTCGGCACAACTCACGGGGAGGCCCTGA
- a CDS encoding D-alanine--D-alanine ligase family protein — protein sequence MSTIRLAVIYGGRSGEHEVSCRSAAAILAHLDRATYDVVELRIDRDGWWHVDGVRGGLGDAMRALRGVDVAFPALHGPYGEDGTIQSLLELVGVPYVGNGVFASAAGMDKEFTKKLLAADGLRVADGLVLRPGVDDVAPIDRVALGLPVFVKPARAGSSIGVSRVDDWDQLPAALAAARASDGKVLVERACPGREIDVAVLQHPDGTVQAGPPLEIRIADGHGFFDYDAKYTAGQVVFDIPARIDPATTALLQRRALEVFAALDCRGLLRVDFFVPDPATDPLGGEPIVNEVNTFPGFTAASQYPRMWQAAGLPLAELLDVMIATARTAPALAAPTILYR from the coding sequence ATGAGCACCATCCGGCTGGCCGTCATCTACGGCGGCCGCAGCGGCGAGCACGAGGTCTCGTGCAGGTCGGCCGCCGCGATCCTGGCCCACCTGGACCGCGCCACGTACGACGTGGTCGAGCTGCGCATCGACCGGGACGGCTGGTGGCACGTCGACGGGGTCCGGGGCGGGCTCGGCGACGCCATGCGGGCGCTGCGCGGCGTGGACGTGGCGTTCCCGGCGCTGCACGGGCCGTACGGCGAGGACGGCACGATCCAGTCGCTGCTGGAACTGGTCGGGGTGCCGTACGTCGGCAACGGGGTGTTCGCCAGCGCCGCCGGGATGGACAAGGAGTTCACCAAGAAGCTGCTGGCCGCCGACGGGCTGCGGGTCGCCGACGGGCTGGTGCTGCGGCCCGGCGTCGACGACGTCGCCCCCATCGACCGGGTGGCGCTGGGCCTGCCCGTGTTCGTCAAGCCCGCCCGCGCCGGGTCGAGCATCGGGGTGTCCCGGGTCGACGACTGGGACCAGCTGCCCGCGGCGCTGGCCGCCGCGCGTGCCAGCGACGGCAAGGTGCTGGTGGAGCGGGCCTGCCCGGGGCGGGAGATCGACGTCGCGGTGCTCCAGCACCCGGACGGCACGGTGCAGGCCGGGCCGCCGCTGGAGATCCGGATCGCCGACGGGCACGGCTTCTTCGACTACGACGCCAAGTACACCGCCGGGCAGGTCGTGTTCGACATCCCGGCCCGGATCGACCCGGCGACGACCGCGCTGCTCCAGCGGCGGGCGCTGGAGGTGTTCGCGGCGCTGGACTGCCGGGGGCTGCTGCGGGTCGACTTCTTCGTGCCCGACCCGGCCACCGACCCGCTGGGCGGGGAGCCGATCGTCAACGAGGTCAACACGTTCCCCGGGTTCACCGCCGCGTCGCAGTATCCGCGCATGTGGCAGGCGGCCGGGCTGCCGCTGGCCGAACTGCTGGACGTGATGATCGCCACCGCCCGTACGGCGCCCGCGCTGGCCGCGCCGACTATCCTGTACCGATGA
- a CDS encoding HAD family hydrolase, translating into MIKAVVFDVGETLIDETRIWSRWADRLGVPRFAMLGLLGGMAALDRPYGDAFAMVRPGLDVEAEMAAWAVEEPDSLRENFDELDLYPDVKPAFARLRDRGLAVIVAGNQPPQAKAALERMDLPADAIYTSAEWGLEKPDPAFFARVAEVAQSAPEQICYVGDRVDNDVRPASAAGMKPVLIRRGPWGYLGSAHPDTLRLAAVVDSLAELPDLLTPAG; encoded by the coding sequence ATGATCAAGGCTGTCGTGTTCGACGTCGGCGAGACGCTCATCGACGAGACCCGCATCTGGAGCCGCTGGGCCGACCGCCTCGGCGTGCCCCGGTTCGCGATGCTCGGCCTGCTCGGCGGCATGGCGGCGCTGGACCGCCCGTACGGCGACGCGTTCGCGATGGTGCGCCCCGGGCTCGACGTCGAGGCCGAGATGGCCGCCTGGGCCGTCGAGGAGCCCGACAGCCTGCGCGAGAACTTCGACGAGCTCGACCTGTACCCCGATGTGAAGCCCGCCTTCGCCCGGCTGCGCGACCGCGGCCTGGCCGTGATCGTGGCGGGCAACCAGCCGCCGCAGGCCAAGGCGGCGCTGGAGCGGATGGACCTGCCCGCCGACGCGATCTACACCTCCGCCGAGTGGGGGCTGGAGAAGCCGGACCCGGCGTTCTTCGCCAGGGTCGCCGAGGTGGCGCAGTCGGCACCGGAGCAGATCTGCTACGTCGGCGACCGGGTCGACAACGACGTGCGACCGGCCAGCGCCGCCGGGATGAAGCCGGTGCTGATCCGGCGCGGCCCGTGGGGCTACCTCGGCTCGGCACACCCCGACACGCTGCGCCTGGCCGCGGTCGTCGACAGCCTCGCCGAGCTGCCGGACCTGCTGACTCCGGCGGGGTGA
- a CDS encoding hemolysin family protein yields MSSHWPQIVLVLVLIAMNALFSGSEMALVSLREGQLRRLDRENGAGPVAARLARDPNRFLATIQIGITLAGFLASATAAVALADVLTPSLAFLGDAARPVAVIVVTLALTFLTLVLGELAPKRIAMQHAEAWARLAARPLDLLARVSRPFVWVLSAATDLCVRIMGGDPKAHRDEITPAEVRDLVNSHRGFTAEQRLIISGAVEITERILREVLIPRRAVFTLDAACAVETARKELADSGYSRAPVVHRDLDETVGVVHLRDLIGPDCGPVAAVARPALLLPDSLHAADALRRFRTEHQQFALVVDEHGSVGGIVTMEDLLEEVVGELYDETDRDVLAVQQSDDGSLQLPGTFPVHDLPDIGVDLQERPDGDYITVAGLVIAALGHLPTRPGEIVHLDGWTAEVTGVDHHAVTGVRLRPCGGPSGDALCPPRPRTG; encoded by the coding sequence ATGAGTTCCCACTGGCCGCAGATCGTGCTGGTCCTCGTACTGATCGCGATGAACGCCCTGTTCTCCGGCAGCGAGATGGCACTGGTGTCGCTGCGCGAGGGGCAGCTGCGCCGCCTGGACCGCGAGAACGGCGCCGGACCCGTCGCCGCCCGCCTGGCCCGCGACCCGAACCGGTTCCTGGCCACGATCCAGATCGGCATCACCCTGGCCGGCTTCCTGGCCTCGGCCACCGCCGCGGTCGCGCTGGCCGACGTGCTCACCCCGTCGCTGGCCTTCCTCGGCGACGCGGCCAGACCCGTCGCCGTCATCGTGGTGACCCTCGCGCTGACCTTCCTGACCCTGGTGCTGGGCGAGCTCGCGCCCAAGCGCATCGCGATGCAGCACGCCGAGGCGTGGGCACGGCTGGCGGCCCGGCCGCTGGACCTGCTGGCCCGGGTGTCGCGTCCGTTCGTGTGGGTGCTCAGCGCCGCGACCGACCTCTGCGTACGGATCATGGGCGGCGACCCGAAGGCCCATCGCGACGAGATCACCCCGGCCGAGGTGCGCGACCTGGTCAACAGCCATCGCGGCTTCACCGCCGAGCAGCGCCTGATCATCAGCGGCGCCGTCGAGATCACCGAGCGGATCCTGCGCGAGGTGCTGATCCCCCGCCGGGCCGTGTTCACCCTCGACGCCGCCTGCGCCGTCGAGACCGCGCGCAAGGAACTGGCCGACTCCGGCTACTCCCGCGCCCCGGTGGTGCACCGCGACCTGGACGAGACGGTCGGCGTGGTGCACCTGCGCGACCTCATCGGCCCCGACTGCGGGCCCGTCGCGGCGGTGGCCCGGCCCGCGCTGCTGCTGCCGGACTCGCTGCACGCCGCCGACGCGCTGCGGCGCTTCCGCACCGAACACCAGCAGTTCGCGCTGGTCGTCGACGAGCACGGGTCGGTCGGGGGCATCGTGACCATGGAGGACCTGCTGGAGGAGGTCGTCGGCGAGCTGTACGACGAGACCGACCGCGACGTGCTCGCCGTGCAGCAGAGCGACGACGGCTCGCTGCAACTGCCCGGCACGTTCCCGGTGCACGACCTGCCCGACATCGGGGTGGACCTGCAGGAACGACCGGACGGGGACTACATCACGGTGGCGGGACTGGTGATCGCGGCCCTGGGGCACCTGCCGACCCGGCCCGGCGAGATCGTGCACCTGGACGGGTGGACCGCCGAGGTCACCGGCGTGGACCACCACGCGGTCACCGGCGTCCGGCTGCGCCCGTGCGGCGGCCCCAGCGGCGACGCCCTCTGCCCACCCCGCCCCCGCACAGGCTGA